A single region of the Nomia melanderi isolate GNS246 chromosome 12, iyNomMela1, whole genome shotgun sequence genome encodes:
- the LOC116428404 gene encoding putative tubulin polyglutamylase TTLL2 — MAVKYLDGPFVFRLNDNGTGPHLLIQVCTERGWREYTGDNNVFKDRWNLWWRSGGFSSPHYRPLPWQFVNRIPKGSSICRKDNLIRHLRCMKKMHGSIYDFSPAGYNLPSEYTKFAEECNRCEKDDRVWICKPVSQSQGRGIFLFRKLSDLTYDNTTVVQRYIESPLLIGGYKFDLRLYVCVPSYRPLTIYLYKEGLTRFATEKFSLEHLNDPFRHLTNFSLNKLGPGYAEKKERVGSGCKWTFRQLRRYFEQAGYFDWFLWQRIACLVSLTILSQAAGIPRSSNCFEFFGFDVLIDKDLKPWLLEVNLSPALSNDCEIDSEVKKPLLHDLFDLLGLPVCNTGLSLFTIWSTNRVNVDIEESSKYCKGRTAKKKSRTGREIDGFVNLCTDLQPTLRQSNLHDCSNSWSRYNPLLVDKYIPRGFRGTNPENHDKTSVWDNGKDWNTPCMKEGGWVRIYPLTRAQSNDNAEYVSASATESSRVVEKEVRNTVLCIQKYLKAAKEVHKKSEKYRDEQCNAMLRKAFELNTEIWLPAK, encoded by the exons ATGGCAGTGAAATACTTGGACGGTCCCTTCGTCTTCAGACTTAACGACAATGGTACAGGACCACATCTGCTCATACAG GTGTGCACGGAACGTGGCTGGAGGGAATATACTGGCGATAATAATGTATTCAAAGATCGATGGAATTTATGGTGGCGGTCCGGCGGTTTCTCGTCGCCTCATTACAGGCCGTTGCCCTGGCAG TTCGTCAACAGAATCCCGAAGGGCAGCTCGATCTGCAGAAAGGACAATCTTATCCGGCACTTAAGATGCATGAAGAAGATGCACGGCTCGATCTACGATTTCAG CCCCGCAGGTTACAATTTGCCGTCGGAGTACACGAAATTCGCGGAGGAGTGCAACCGCTGCGAGAAAGACGACAGGGTGTGGATCTGTAAGCCGGTCAGTCAAAGCCAAGGGAGAGGCATCTTCCTGTTTCGT AAGCTGAGCGACCTCACGTACGACAACACGACGGTGGTGCAAAGGTACATCGAGAGCCCCCTGCTGATCGGCGGCTACAAATTTGACCTAAGGTTGTACGTGTGCGTGCCGTCGTACCGGCCTCTGACCATATATCTGTACAAGGAAGGCCTGACGCGTTTCGCCACCGAGAAGTTCTCGCTGGAACACTTGAACGACCCTTTCAGGCACCTCACCAACTTCTCCCTGAACAAACTTGGCCCGGGATACGCGGAGAAAAAGGAGCGCGTCGGTTCTG GCTGTAAATGGACTTTCAGACAGCTGAGGAGGTATTTCGAGCAGGCCGGTTACTTCGATTGGTTCCTCTGGCAGAGGATCGCCTGCCTGGTGAGCTTGACGATACTAAGCCAAGCGGCGGGTATACCGAGATCTTCCAATTGCTTCGAGTTCTTTGGCTTCGACGTGTTGATCGACAAGGATCTGAAACCATGGTTACTCGAG GTCAATCTCAGCCCGGCATTAAGCAACGACTGTGAGATCGATTCGGAGGTGAAGAAACCCTTGCTACACGACTTGTTCGATTTACTAGGTCTTCCAGTATGCAACACTGGACTCTCCCTGTTCACGATATGGTCGACGAATCGCGTTAACGTCGACATCGAAGAGTCTTCCAAGTACTGTAAGGGCCGGACCGCGAAGAAGAAGTCCAGAACCGGTCGGGAGATCGACGGTTTCGTAAATCTATGCACGGATCTTCAGCCTACT CTTAGACAATCGAATCTACACGATTGTTCGAATTCATGGTCTCGTTACAATCCCTTGTTGGTGGACAAATACATTCCTCGCGGTTTCCGTGGTACCAATCCTGAGAATCACGATAAGACATCGGTTTGGGACAATGGAAAGGACTGGAACACACCTTGCATGAAAGAGGGTGGATGGGTCCGTATTTATCCATTGACTCGGGCGCAGTCCAACGACAACGCGGAGTACGTGTCTGCGTCGGCTACCGAGTCTTCGCGGGTCGTGGAAAAGGAAGTCAGGAACACGGTTCTTTGTATACAGAA GTATCTGAAAGCTGCCAAAGAAGTACACAAAAAGTCCGAGAAATATAGAGACGAACAATGTAACGCGATGCTCCGTAAAGCGTTCGAATTAAATACCGAAATATGGCTGCCAGCAAAGTGA
- the LOC116428371 gene encoding PDZ and LIM domain protein Zasp — protein MAQLIGVKLSRFDGSPWGFRLQGGKDFGTPLVVQKVNSGSPAEAAGLKAGDAVIRVNNTEMYNLRHKDAQDVIVKAGNNFEITVQRGGGTWKPHVSPLGSTLPSPSPTSMGNVTPVTKTSLAAKKQDGSLIGSGHNFSPKPFLNGTSDGSIKSIVNKQYNSPVGIYSEETIAETLSAQAEVLAGGVLGVNFKKNEKNYNAENSEVFKMVQEADKEPKTPEPVHPRTEYYSMVSHAVGGRATSPRSPTPLFHALHGNGPANNSNENSWKRSPQRQDSSSPSSETSIVRCSNCDRVIVGVFVRIKEKNLHVECFKCSTCGTSLKNVGYYNINNKLYCDIHAKLVARQNAPAGMVPITVPPGGKAPASTISAALANAPLSPPLSNHTSSPLPYSAYNRSSPDYGSPNLQVSSLNRNGCITNGECHWESKTFTSTITIQTGCTEPTRLGIPPVEPPSFRSVQAPTSNNLIGPKPFGGSSSLSSNLSSPPLINSGNSTLPRPQSQTVTENSTETREKCYYYQSFEEETKTTTTATSTECRPSSVKSKSLVWPPAKPIEDITYPTASPLYIDPNPALDRRGRPAVREKKACIEACERALTKKRADSVDSEVERVTRHWGSFDYDPMERISCPGPVYRKVELVEASADRQSRSEVTSRPSSTDSVRRSLTPTRIVQPIPKPWTATVTTGSNIYEQSYGQPDAPKVCKKYHQKEICQRERICERNQPFREEHRSYTSKVCRREQTICGKPPLPTEHAIKQEEAKEEIREVDEEVTDLRPADEIADEDSEEKGLGGEHDFITETSEEDVDGMHVKKRMTFEKTIEKIPSPARPSTPMIEETEESYSRTTATHIDREVKEESTEMTETTEVTEKSEEKTVVESAEVVTSAVDVQQLLEKAKREEEERKREEEEEERRKQEEEERKKREEEEARRRREEEERRRQEEEERNSRHVTFEEEVVEEVREQPLGRTVVREEKVTEAEGATPGSKKLIKETYEEITEEVLVQERVRRLDMNDERRKSLREQVEVHQSLRDQQAPRGRQVCAKYLPTQEVMETNKKHVQFVKQTDSGPKPIPHSALQNSTPKEWKSEMVNALTTAPDRPYTPLSTSSSVKEVYTEETIYLDHRCRPKQPPKEDVRPISPFQQALTIAPERPYTPLSREIGPDDQNIASRSGTPNLLGDRGGYLPPADILFGDGKPREVRPPMASPKPRPLPTPPPDYRLRDTSVSPIRSRPQTPSSKCITASLKKPDTIPSYQKHLVAMRKSAVESHTFQPSSRTPTPTPCRSKSPAHGPPSPPPCYVKAQAPRIRDDPPPRRSAVHFPTKKSVSYKVDEDTDEGHRTAEYKATKTVDFDEKEIDDRERGPTDAVHAQFQEKRCMTSEETSEQKQSVVKRSLQVVEDFERCERRAAPQPLPPPREEPANDVCAITKTSPSKPSLPCPLSSKPTSCSVQPMYSSSTEVRHVSYATPPASKPCPDTGLTVLPCKAHSDKGTKAGVVVVPCEGPNPCCQKSGVCVVPTADRAGVCVSPCFGMKTTGVCGQPSGRCGRESACDIEIPNCPDTGVCVAPCDDGSVCIAPCTKPGLPPSMSKLPFPQIPFPFEDPAPPAPCSPQRSPFQPIHKPRTNLSGQLARLTAKAGHKTLPTVQLYKPEAQCQAQSDACQAQSSCESRSYCCKSQSYCSTQTSCQSGSQCSINTRCQSGTRCETRSNCRDGVHCSPSSKTQSLVDPPNLSSHPDLGTGVGGLGGAGSKSGTFAGSSAPKRGRGILNQATGPGSRVPLCAHCNSYVRGPFITALGQIWCPEHFVCVNTQCRRPLQDIGFVEEKGQLYCEYCFERFIAPSCNKCNNKIKGDCLNAIGKHFHPECFKCTYCGKLFGNSPFFLEEGLPYCEADWNELFTTKCFACGFPVEAGDRWVEALNNNYHSQCFNCTMCKKNLEGQSFYAKGGRPFCKNHAR, from the exons GTTAACAGCGGCTCACCGGCGGAAGCAGCTGGCTTGAAGGCCGGCGACGCAGTTATCAGGGTGAACAACACCGAAATGTACAACCTGAGGCACAAGGACGCGCAGGACGTGATCGTCAAAGCCGGGAACAATTTCGAGATCACCGTGCAGAG AGGTGGAGGCACATGGAAACCGCACGTGTCGCCTCTGGGCTCTACCCTCCCGTCGCCGTCGCCCACATCGATGGGTAATGTTACTCCAGTTACGAAGACGTCGTTGGCAGCGAAGAAACAGGACGGATCGCTCATCGGCAGCGGCCACAACTTCAGTCCGAAACCATTC CTGAACGGAACGAGCGACGGGTCCATCAAGTCCATCGTGAACAAACAGTACAACAGCCCGGTGGGGATCTACAGCGAGGAGACCATCGCGGAGACGCTCTCCGCGCAAGCGGAAGTCCTGGCCGGCGGTGTTCTCGG GGTGAACTTCAAGAAGAACGAGAAGAACTATAACGCCGAGAACAGCGAGGTGTTCAAGATGGTCCAGGAAGCCGACAAGGAACCAAAGACTCCGGAGCCTG TTCATCCGAGAACAGAGTATTACTCGATGGTGAGCCACGCCGTTGGCGGAAGGGCCACCTCGCCGAGATCACCCACGCCTCTATTCCATGCTCTCCACGGCAATGGTCCGGCCAacaattccaatgaaaattcGTGGAAACGTTCGCCGCAGCGACAGGACTCCTCCTCCCCGTCTTCGGAAACGTCGATCGTCCGTTGTAGCAACTGCGACCGAGTGATCGT GGGCGTCTTCGTCAGGATCAAGGAGAAGAATCTCCACGTGGAGTGCTTCAAATGCTCGACCTGCGGCACCTCCCTGAAGAACGTCGGCTACTACAACATCAACAACAAACTGTACTGCGACATCCACGCGAAACTGGTCGCCAGGCAAAACGCACCTGCCGGCATGGTTCCGATCACCGTACCGCC AGGCGGAAAGGCTCCTGCCAGCACCATTTCCGCTGCGCTCGCAAATGCACCGTTGTCTCCACCCCTGAGTAACCACACGTCCTCACCCCTGCCATACTCT GCTTACAATCGTTCGAGTCCAGATTACGGATCCCCGAACCTCCAGGTGTCGTCCCTGAATAGGAACGGCTGCATCACGAACGGCGAGTGCCACTGGGAATCGAAAACGTTTACGAGCACTATCACCATACAGACCGGTTGCACAGAG CCCACCCGCCTTGGCATACCGCCCGTCGAACCACCCAGTTTCCGATCAGTCCAG GCGCCGACATCCAACAACCTAATTGGTCCGAAGCCGTTCGGAGGATCGAGCTCTCTGTCATCGAACCTGTCGTCGCCGCCGCTGATCAACTCAGGGAACAGCACTCTGCCGCGACCCCAGAGTCAGACCGTGACTG AAAATTCGACTGAAACCCGGGAGAAGTGCTATTATTACCAGTCCTTCGAGGAAGAGACCAagaccaccaccaccgccaccagcACCGAGTGCCGTCCTAGTTCGGTGAAGTCGAAGAGCCTCGTGTGGCCGCCAGCGAAACCGATCGAGGACATCACTTATCCCACCGCCAGTCCTTTGTACATCGATCCGAATCCCGCGCTCGACAGAAGGGGTAGGCCGGCGGTCAGAGAGAAGAAGGCCTGCATAGAGGCCTGCGAGAGGGCCTTAACGAAGAAGAGGGCCGATAGCGTGGACAGCGAGGTCGAGAGAGTGACCAGGCATTGGGGCAGCTTCGATTACGATCCGATGGAGCGAATCAGTTGCCCGGGGCCCGTCTACAGGAAGGTCGAGCTGGTGGAAGCCAGCGCCGACAGGCAGTCGAGGAGCGAAGTCACCTCGAGGCCCAGCTCGACCGACAGCGTCCGGCGGTCGTTGACGCCCACCAGGATCGTCCAGCCGATCCCGAAACCGTGGACGGCGACTGTGACCACCGGCAGCAACATCTACGAGCAGAGCTACGGGCAACCGGACGCCCCTAAGGTCTGCAAGAAGTACCACCAGAAGGAGATCTGCCAGCGGGAGCGAATCTGCGAGAGGAACCAGCCGTTCCGCGAGGAGCACCGCTCGTACACGTCGAAGGTCTGCCGCAGGGAGCAGACCATCTGCGGGAAACCACCCCTGCCGACGGAGCACGCGATCAAGCAGGAGGAGGCGAAGGAAGAGATCAGGGAGGTCGACGAAGAGGTGACCGACTTGAGACCGGCCGACGAAATCGCGGATGAGGACAGCGAGGAAAAGGGGCTCGGAGGCGAGCACGACTTCATCACCGAGACCTCGGAGGAAGACGTCGACGGGATGCACGTGAAGAAGAGGATGACCTTCGAGAAGACCATCGAGAAGATCCCGTCGCCCGCGCGACCCAGCACGCCGATGATCGAGGAGACCGAGGAGAGCTACTCCAGGACCACCGCGACGCACATCGACAGAGAAGTGAAGGAGGAGTCGACGGAGATGACGGAAACAACGGAGGTGACGGAGAAGTCGGAAGAGAAGACGGTGGTCGAGTCCGCCGAGGTGGTCACGTCCGCGGTGGACGTGCAGCAGTTGCTGGAGAAGGCTAAACGAGAGGAGGAAGAGCGGAAgagagaagaggaggaggaggagagaaggaagcaggaggaagaggagaggaAGAAGCGGGAGGAAGAGGAAGCGAGGAGGAGACGCGAGGAGGAAGAGCGCAGACGGCAGGAGGAGGAAGAGCGGAACAGCAGACACGTGACGTTCGAAGAGGAAGTTGTGGAGGAGGTTCGGGAACAGCCGCTGGGAAGAACCGTGGTGCGCGAGGAGAAGGTGACGGAGGCGGAGGGCGCTACGCCTGGCTCGAAGAAGCTCATCAAGGAGACCTACGAGGAGATCACGGAAGAGGTTCTAGTGCAGGAACGCGTCAGGCGGTTGGATATGAACGATGAACGTAGGAAGAGCTTACGGGAGCAAGTGGAGGTCCACCAGAGCTTGAGGGATCAGCAGGCGCCGAGAGGTCGTCAGGTGTGCGCCAAGTACCTGCCGACGCAGGAGGTGATGGAGACCAACAAGAAGCACGTGCAGTTCGTGAAGCAGACGGACTCCGGCCCGAAGCCGATACCCCACTCCGCCCTGCAGAACTCCACGCCCAAGGAGTGGAAGTCTGAAATGGTGAACGCGTTGACCACGGCGCCGGACAGGCCCTACACGCCTCTCAGCACTTCCTCCAGCGTGAAGGAAGTGTACACGGAAGAGACTATATACCTGGACCACCGGTGCCGGCCGAAGCAACCGCCGAAGGAGGACGTCCGACCGATCTCCCCGTTCCAGCAGGCGTTGACGATCGCTCCCGAGCGGCCTTACACTCCCCTCAGCAGGGAGATCGGGCCGGACGACCAGAACATCGCGAGTCGCTCCGGCACGCCGAATCTTCTGGGCGACAGAGGCGGTTACCTGCCGCCCGCTGACATCCTCTTCGGCGACGGGAAGCCCAGAGAGGTTCGACCGCCTATGGCGTCTCCCAAGCCTCGACCTTTGCCCACTCCGCCGCCCGATTATCGTCTGAGAGACACTTCGGTGTCGCCGATAAGATCTCGGCCTCAGACGCCCAGCTCCAAGTGCATCACCGCCTCCCTGAAGAAGCCAGACACCATCCCGAGCTATCAGAAGCACTTGGTCGCCATGAGAAAGAGCGCGGTGGAGAGTCACACGTTCCAGCCGTCGAGCAGGACTCCAACTCCGACGCCGTGCAGGTCGAAGTCGCCGGCTCACGGgccaccgtcgccgccgccTTGCTACGTGAAAGCTCAAGCTCCTCGCATCAGGGACGACCCTCCGCCTAGACGGTCCGCCGTGCACTTCCCTACGAAGAAGAGCGTCTCTTACAAGGTGGACGAAGACACGGACGAGGGGCACAGAACCGCGGAGTACAAGGCTACTAAGACCGTAGACTTCGACGAGAAGGAGATCGACGATCGGGAGCGTGGTCCGACGGACGCCGTCCACGCGCAGTTCCAGGAGAAGAGGTGCATGACCAGCGAAGAGACGAGCGAGCAGAAGCAGTCGGTGGTGAAGAGGTCGCTGCAGGTCGTCGAGGACTTCGAGAGGTGCGAGAGAAGAGCCGCGCCGCAGCCTCTGCCGCCGCCTCGCGAGGAACCAGCTAACGATGTCTGCGCGATCACCAAGACGAGTCCCTCGAAGCCCTCGCTTCCGTGTCCTTTGTCCTCCAAACCAACGAGCTGCTCGGTGCAGCCGATGTACAGCAGTTCTACGGAAGTGCGCCACGTCAGCTATGCGACTCCACCTGCTTCTAAGCCGTGCCCGGACACCGGTCTCACCGTGCTACCCTGCAAAGCGCACTCTGATAAGGGCACGAAGGCGGGCGTGGTGGTGGTACCTTGCGAGGGACCTAATCCGTGCTGCCAGAAGTCGGGAGTCTGCGTCGTGCCGACCGCCGATCGCGCGGGAGTATGCGTCTCTCCTTGCTTCGGCATGAAGACGACGGGCGTCTGCGGACAACCGTCGGGACGATGCGGCCGAGAGTCCGCCTGCGACATCGAGATCCCGAACTGCCCGGACACGGGTGTCTGCGTGGCCCCGTGCGACGATGGATCCGTTTGCATCGCGCCGTGCACCAAGCCGGGTCTACCGCCTTCGATGTCGAAGCTCCCTTTCCCGCAGATCCCTTTCCCTTTCGAAGATCCGGCTCCGCCAGCTCCCTGTAGCCCGCAGCGAAGTCCGTTCCAGCCGATCCACAAGCCTCGCACTAACTTGAGTGGGCAACTCGCGCGACTGACCGCCAAAGCTGGCCACAAAACTCTTCCCACCGTTCAGCTGTACAAACCCGAGGCTCAGTGTCAGGCACAGTCCGACGCGTGCCAGGCGCAGAGCAGCTGCGAGTCCCGAAGCTACTGTTGCAAAAGCCAGAGTTACTGTTCCACCCAGACCAGTTGCCAGTCGGGCAGTCAGTGTTCGATCAACACCCGCTGTCAATCCGGGACTCGATGCGAGACCCGAAGTAACTGCCGGGACGGTGTCCATTGTTCTCCCTCTAGCAAAACCCAAAGTTTAGTAGACCCACCAAATTTGTCATCCCACCCGGATCTAGGTACCGGAGTCGGTGGCCTCGGTGGTGCCGGGTCGAAGAGCGGGACGTTCGCTGGCAGCAGCGCGCCGAAACGCGGCCGGGGAATCCTGAATCAAGCGACCGGACCGGGATCGCGAGTGCCCCTCTGCGCTCATTGCAACTCTTACGTCAG GGGGCCATTCATCACCGCGCTGGGACAGATCTGGTGCCCCGAGCACTTCGTCTGCGTGAACACGCAATGCCGTCGACCCCTTCAGGACATCGGATTCGTCGAGGAAAAAGGACAGCTCTACTGCGAGTACTGTTTCGAACGTTTCATCGCGCCCAGCTGCAACAAATGCAACAACAAGATCAAAGGC GACTGCCTGAACGCGATTGGAAAGCACTTCCACCCTGAATGCTTCAAGTGCACGTACTGCGGCAAATTGTTCGGCAACAGCCCGTTCTTCCTCGAAGAGGGACTGCCCTATTGCGAAGCTG ATTGGAACGAGCTGTTCACGACAAAGTGTTTCGCGTGCGGATTCCCCGTCGAGGCTGGAGATCGCTGGGTAGAGGCCCTGAACAATAATTACCACAGCCAATGCTTCAACTGCACG ATGTGCAAGAAGAACCTCGAGGGCCAGAGCTTCTACGCGAAGGGCGGTCGTCCGTTCTGCAAGAATCATGCGCGTTAA
- the LOC143175156 gene encoding uncharacterized protein LOC143175156 isoform X3 produces MDSDCHANRVTLEEERLCDGRQGSRTGRRDKELTNGARVPQEFGSAYDYSGRMWSKAEIPRFV; encoded by the exons ATGGACTCTGATTGCCACGCGAATCGTGTGACACTCGAG GAGGAACGGTTGTGCGATGGACGACAAGGGAGCCGTACAGGTAGAAGAGATAAGGAGCTGACAAATGGAGCAAGGGTGCCGCAGGAATTCGGGAGCGCGTACGATTATAGCGGAAGAATGTGGAGCAAGGCTGAGATTCCTCGATTCGTTTGA
- the LOC143175156 gene encoding uncharacterized protein LOC143175156 isoform X1, with protein MYTKKKRSRRRRRRREKKMRTEQYARTQAKWSVLAKARNSVSRVESIRHTCEKGVPTFWLWQGGDQTYLQQSKSKVRPRIIGWLVVRITRSSGDRSPRYDEKVVLPACRRRNGCAMDDKGAVQVEEIRS; from the exons ATGTacacgaagaagaagagaagtagaagaagaagaagaagaagagaaaaaaaaatgagaacGGAACAGTATGCGAGGACGCAAGCCAAATGGAGCGTATTAGCCAAAGCTCGAAACTCGGTCAGCAGGGTCGAATCTATTCGCCATACCTGTGAGAAGGGTGTACCTACTTTTTGGCTTTGGCAGGGCGGAGATCAGACCTATTTGCAACAATCGAAGAGCAAAGTGAGGCCAAGGATAATAGGCTGGCTCGTCGTCAGGATTACACGATCGAGCGGAGATCGTTCCCCTAGATACGACGAGAAAGTCGTGCTCCCCGCTTGTCGCCG GAGGAACGGTTGTGCGATGGACGACAAGGGAGCCGTACAGGTAGAAGAGATAAGGAGCTGA
- the LOC143175156 gene encoding uncharacterized protein LOC143175156 isoform X2 — translation MGTSSIRRNEEELVTSTMEAENTRLFEERLCDGRQGSRTGRRDKELTNGARVPQEFGSAYDYSGRMWSKAEIPRFV, via the exons ATGGGGACCTCGAGTATTCGGAGAAATGAAGAGGAACTCGTCACCTCGACGATGGAGGCCGAGAACACGAGACTGTTC GAGGAACGGTTGTGCGATGGACGACAAGGGAGCCGTACAGGTAGAAGAGATAAGGAGCTGACAAATGGAGCAAGGGTGCCGCAGGAATTCGGGAGCGCGTACGATTATAGCGGAAGAATGTGGAGCAAGGCTGAGATTCCTCGATTCGTTTGA